GGCGCAACACCGGACTAGATGATCGCTCGTTCGGTTTCGAAATCCCTCCCGGGGTGGATGTGATGGATGCTGCACGGGAGTGACTGCAGCGCAAAGGACGGGTCGCAATGCCATCGTTCGACATCGTGTCTCAGGTCCATGTGCAAGAGGTCGACAACGCGGTGAATCAGACTCGCAAAGAGGTGTCTCAGCGTTATGACTTCAAGGACACGGCTACGGAGATTCTCTGGGACAAAGAGAAAATCACAATCGTCTCGGACAACGATTTCAAAGTCAAAGCTGTGGTGGATATCTTGCAGTCCAAGTTGGCACGCCGCGGAGTATCGTTAAAAGCGCTTCGGTACGGCCCGATCGAACCGGCTGGCGGGGGTCGTGCGCGCCAAGCCATCGAGATTCAACAGGGGATAGACGCCGAGCGCGCTCGCCAAATCGTCAAGTGTATCAAGGACAGCAAGCTCAAAGTACAGGCGCAAATTCAGGATGACCAGGTGCGTGTCAGCGGCAAGAAAAAAGACGATCTCCAGACTGTAATCCGGTTACTGGGGGAGCGAGACTTCGGTATCCCCATTCAGTTCGTCAACTTCAGGGATTGACCGGACATGTGGCCCAGGGATGACAGCGAGTGAGCCCCCGCGTCTGAGGAGGCTCGCTCGAGCCGACTAAGGAACAACTCGTTCTCGGATCCCTGACCCGCAGGGCTACGGTATCAAGCACCAGCCGTTCCAGGCAGCTCGCTGCACTTGAGCCGAACCCGCAACAATCACGGTTTTCCCGAACAGGCCACCGCGTATTTTTGCGCGCCTCCGGACAGCGATGCGATCGCTGCCAATCAGGGTTGCTGGGAGGTATGAGGACCCTCCGAGGTTAGTCCGCCCACCGACGACGAAGACGACTTGCTGCGGCCCGAGCCCGGTCAAAAGCACCTTTGCACGCCTGCCGAGACGGAAGTCGTTCCGCACGCGGATCACAACACTTTCCGTTGTAGGCCCACCCACAAGTTCCAGCCGTCCGCTAGATCCAATTTTTAACTCCTCGAAATCGATTACCGGGGTACCCGATCCAAGCTCCCCTGTTTGAGGGAGGCGCAGCGTTTTTCGCAATCGCACTTTAGTCGCAGGGAACGAAAACTCCGCACGAGTGGGCAACCCAAGCAACGCCTGCCGAACGGCGGCTGTTCGGGCCCTAGCCTCGCTGCACTCTGTAAGCTGCGCAGCGGAGCCACTGGAATCTGCCCCTAAAAACTCACCAATAGTTGCGTTTTGGGTGCCCACGACGGCTCCACCCGCCGTCACCAGCGTGCCGGCTACCAGTGCCCTTTTTCCGAGGAGAACAGAGTTCCCGCTGGTCATGAGCCCGACCAAATCGCCCAAAACCCGCGACCTCCGGAGCAATCGCGTAATGTCCGTGCACACGTGCCCGGACACCAACGAGCGTTGACCAATCACGGTCGCGAAACTTC
This sequence is a window from Candidatus Binatia bacterium. Protein-coding genes within it:
- a CDS encoding UPF0234 protein, coding for MPSFDIVSQVHVQEVDNAVNQTRKEVSQRYDFKDTATEILWDKEKITIVSDNDFKVKAVVDILQSKLARRGVSLKALRYGPIEPAGGGRARQAIEIQQGIDAERARQIVKCIKDSKLKVQAQIQDDQVRVSGKKKDDLQTVIRLLGERDFGIPIQFVNFRD